The window GTCGTCATGATCCGAGCTCTGAGTATCGCATCTGTGCTAAGTGTTTTCGTCTTCGCAATGGGAACGGCCTTCGCCCAGGGCAGCGCTGCTGCTCCTGCAGCAGAGAAGAAGCCTGGCCCGGCCGATGGTTTCAATATCCATGTGATGGCTCCGCACAAATTTGAAGACGGCACGGTGCATGGCCCCTATCACCATTACTGTAAGGGAATCTCACCAGAGGTTTTTCAGTGTCTGCTATTTGAATCGACCGAGCCCAATGCGCGGCTCACGGATGTCGAGTATTTCGTGTCTAAATCAGTCTCGCGCGCCCATGTGCCGTTGAAGACCTGGAACAAGTATTACCATGACCACGAGATCGAGATCGCCACGGGCCGCGTCCAGATTCTCGATATGCCGGAGGCGCAGGCCAAGGAAGTGGCCGCGATTGCGGCTCAGACGGACGGGATCATCTTCCACCTCTGGCCGGATGGAGCCAAGGCGCCAAACGGAACGGTCGGCCATCCGCAGTCTGTCGGCCACAAGCACCGGAAGGCGGAGAAGACGGACAAGTAGCGAGTTTTCGGAGAGGAACATTCT of the Nitrospirota bacterium genome contains:
- a CDS encoding DUF1264 domain-containing protein — its product is MIRALSIASVLSVFVFAMGTAFAQGSAAAPAAEKKPGPADGFNIHVMAPHKFEDGTVHGPYHHYCKGISPEVFQCLLFESTEPNARLTDVEYFVSKSVSRAHVPLKTWNKYYHDHEIEIATGRVQILDMPEAQAKEVAAIAAQTDGIIFHLWPDGAKAPNGTVGHPQSVGHKHRKAEKTDK